CACCATCGTCGAGCGCGCTATATATCTTTTTATAGAGTGCACGGTTCTCTTTGCGGCCGTTCTGGTGGATGATGGCGGAGAGGAGCGCCAGGTCGTGGCCCTTTGGAAGGGCGTCGCTATCAAAATCTCCTCTGCAAAAACCTATCCTTTTCGCAAATCTCGTTTTTTCTATCCTTGCCTTGGCCATCGGTATCACATCCGGCAGGTCGAATATCGTCGCCTTAAGTTTCGGATAGATGTTCAGGAACGCCACGGCATATGTGCCCGATGCCCCGCCGATATCTAAAAGTCTTTTGCGCCTCGAAGCCACCTTGCAATCTCTGGCAATATAGTGCGCAATGCCCCGGCCAACGGCTATTGCATGCATCGCCCCAATGAACGCCACCCTTTTATCCTTTGTGTCCCTATCCATCTCCTTCAGACAATCGGCGGGCTTCCCTGTTCTAACAACCTTGGTCAGACAGTGCCACTTGAACCACATGGAGGAACTGTGCCGGAGGATGGGAAGGATCGAGTCTTCCGAATCAGGTGAAAGCGCTGCATTAAGCGCCTTCGGGACCCTGTACATACCGCGGTTCTTTTCCAGGATACCGATCGCGGCCAACGCATCAAGGATATATTCCATCCCGCGAACGCTTGACCTGCAAAGCCTGGCCAGTTTTTTTGTATCCTTTGCCCCTGAACTTAAGGCCTCGAAGATCCCGAGCTCGGATGCAGAAAGGATCATCCTTGCCGTTTGAAAGGCCGATGACATTTTCCATACATCGAAAGGTGTAAGCATGAACTCTCCTTATAGAAGTGTCACAACAAGCGCTATCGTCAGAGCTATAAGCAGTAACGCGGTTGCCCAGGCAATGGTGTTGAATATGGGACCGTTCTTGAAATCCCCCATCAGCGACTTCTTGTTGATGAGGATAAGCATGAAGATAAGTATGAACGGAAGAAGTATTCCGTTCAAGACCTGCGAGAATATCATGGTGCCGAGCAGGGGAAAGTTGGGATAAAGGACAGCGGCGGCGCTTATAACTATTATAGCCGTGTAGAGCCGGTAGAAGTGCGGCGCTTCCTTGAACGTCTTGTTCACGCCGTTCTCCCATCCAAGTCCTTCGCAGACGGTAAATGCCGTTGAAAGCGGTATTATGCTCCCGGCAAAAAGAGAGGCGTTGACAAGACCGAAGGCGAAGAGCTTGAAGCAGTAGGCGCCCGCGATGGGCTTAAGCGCAAGTGCGGCGTCGGCGGCGTTCTCTATTTTTATCCCGCTCTTAAAAAGAGTGGCGCCGCAGGTAAGTATTATGAAGTAGATGACCACAATCGCAGCGACCGCCCCGACATAAACATCCCATCTTGCGTGCTGATAGCTGTCTGCCGTTATCCCCTTCTCTACCACCGCCGACTGCTGATAGAACTGCATCCATGGCGCGATCGATGTGCC
The window above is part of the Deltaproteobacteria bacterium CG11_big_fil_rev_8_21_14_0_20_49_13 genome. Proteins encoded here:
- a CDS encoding Mn transporter, with product MRWLKEKRPIPKGFFRNIGIFLAVIGPGIITANVDNDAGGIATYSVAGADFGYNLLWTTIPVCIALVVIMEMSARLGAVSGRGLSDLIREHFGLKITFYLMMILLAVNIGNVMSNFAGVAAGMQLFGINKYMSVPLGAFLVWALVVKGTYKSVEKIFLFACLFYIAYVVSGFIAKPDWNEVLISTVKPVIKLNSMYLYMIIGIVGTSIAPWMQFYQQSAVVEKGITADSYQHARWDVYVGAVAAIVVIYFIILTCGATLFKSGIKIENAADAALALKPIAGAYCFKLFAFGLVNASLFAGSIIPLSTAFTVCEGLGWENGVNKTFKEAPHFYRLYTAIIVISAAAVLYPNFPLLGTMIFSQVLNGILLPFILIFMLILINKKSLMGDFKNGPIFNTIAWATALLLIALTIALVVTLL